The Gemmatimonadota bacterium DH-78 region CGACATGACTCGCGGACGGGTCACCTACCGCTACAAGTAGGCCCCTCCGGGCCTACCTCTCCTCGGCCTTTCGGTCGAGGGCTCTCCGGACTCGGGCGGGGGAGTCGATCCCGACCGCCCTCCGGTGTCGCGCGCCCCCCACCGCGCACTCCGACCGCGTCGCTCCCGAGCGCGCCGGTGATCCTTGCGAAGGGCCGGGCTGGCGTCGTACCTCTAGGGTACCACCCCACCGCGCGCACTCGACGAGGGACGATGGCCGAGCATCCTTCCGAACCCACCTTGGTTCTCGACGGCGAGACGGTCTCGTTCTCGCCGGGAGAGACGCTGTACGAGGTGGGCGAGCGGCATCGGCGCGACATTCCCACCCTCTGCTACGACGACCGGCTGGAGGCCTTCGGTGCCTGTCGGCTGTGCGTGGTGGCGGTCGAGGGCCAGCGCAATCCGGTGGCCTCGTGCACCACGAAGGCCGAGGCCGGCATGCGCGTCACCACGCGCGGGGGGGCGATCGACCTCCACCGTCGGGTGCTGCTCGAGCTCGTCGCTTCGGAGCAGCGCACCGTCGACGTCGATGAGCTGTCGGGGTACGCCTCACAGGAACTGGGCACCCTGGTCGACCGCTACGACGCCCGCACCGGCCGCTTCGCCGGGGCCACGAGCGGCACCTCGCGCCCCGACGACCCCAACCCCTTCATTCTCCGCGACTACGAGAACTGCATCTCGTGCTATCGCTGCGTGCGGGTGTGCGCGGAGCAGGAGGGCGACTACGCGATCAGCGTGAAGAATCGCGGGTTCGACACGCAGATCACGGTCGAGTTCGACGGCACGCTGAAAGACTCGTCGTGCACCTTCTGCGGGCAGTGCGTGCAGACCTGTCCGACGGGGGCGCTGGCCGACCTCAAGGCGCTCGCGCACCGCCATGTGGAGGGCGAGACCGAGAAGACGCGCACCATCTGCCCCTATTGCGGGGTCGGCTGCAGCGTCGACGTGCTCACCCGGGGCGACGAGATCGTGGGCATCCACCCCGCCATGGACGGGCCCGCCAACGAGGGCGCGCTCTGTGTGAAAGGGCAGTTCGCCTACGACTTCGTCTCGCACCCCGACCGCCTCGACACCCCGTTGGTGCGCAACGATCACGGCCAACTCGTGCCGGCCGGCTGGGACGAAGCGCTCGACAGGGCCGCGGCGGGACTGCTCGCGGCCGTGAACGAGCACGGACGCCACTCGGTGTATGCGGTGGCCTCGGGGCGCGCCCCGAACGAGGCCGCCTACACGATGCAGAAGCTGGTGCGAGCCGGCCTCGGCACATCGTACATCGACAACTGCAGCCGTGCCTGACACGCTCCCACGGTCGCCGGTCTGGCGGCGAGCATCGGGAGGGGCGCCATGTCGAACCCCCTCCCCGACATGGAGAAGCCCGACGTCATCTTCTGCATCGGCACGAACATGACCGAGGCGCACCCCGTGGCCGCCACCCGCCTCAAGAAGGCGCTGGCCCGGGGGGCGAAGATGATCGTAGCCGACCCGCGGCGCATCGGGCTGTCGGAGCTCGCCGACATCTACCTGCCGCTGCGGGTGGGGTCGGATGCGGCGCTGCTGCTGGCGATGGCTCATGTGATCGCCCGCGAGGGGCTGGTGAACCGCGAGTTCGTGGACGACCGTACGGTGGAGGGCGCCGCCTTCCTCGAGCACGTGCGCGAGTTCACCCCCGAGTGGGCGTCGGAAATCACCGGGCTCGACCCGGCCGACATCGAGGCCGCCGCGCGGCTGTACGGCGCGGCCGACCGGGGCGCCATCTTCTACACCCTCGGCATCACCGAGCACATCTGCGGCGTCGACAACGTGCAGTCGCTCTGCAACCTGGCGCTCATGACCGGCAACCTCGGTCGCGAGGGCACCGGCATCAATCCGATGCGCGGCCAGAACAACATCCAGGGGGCCGGGGACTGCGGGGCGATCCCGAACAACTACCCCGGCTTCCAGCCCGTCACCGATCCCGCCAACCAGGCCAAGTTCGAGGCCGCTTGGGGTCGCCGGGTCGACCTGGAGAAGGGCATCACCAAGGTGAAGGCGCTCGATCTCTGCGGCACGGAGATCCGCGCCATGCTGATCGACGGCGAGAACACCGTGGTGAGCGACCCCGATCGCGAGCACTGCGAGCACGCGCTTCGGAGTCTCGATCACCTCGTCGTGATCGACATCTTCCTGACCGAGACCGCGCAGCTGGCCGACGTCGTGCTCCCCGCCACCGCCTTCGCCGAGACCGACGGCAGCTGCACCAACACCGACCGTCGCATTCAGCGACTCCGCGCCGCCGTGCCGCCGCCCGGCCAGGCGCGGCCCGACTGGTGGATCGTGTCGCAGATCGCCCAGCGGATCGGCGCGCAGGGCTTCGACTACGAGAGCGCCGCCGACGTCTTCAACGAGCTGTGCGAGCTGTCGCCCACCTACGCCGGTGTGAACTGGAACAAGATCAGCGCCGAGGGGGCCAACTATCACTGGCCGGTGCCGTTCGACGGCCACCCCGGCACCCCGCGTCTGCACGAAGACGGCTTCATCAACGGCCGCGGCATCTTCAAGATGATCCGCTACCGGGATCCCGCCGAGGTGATCGACGACGACTACCCCGTCTGGCTCACCACCGGGCGGCGCCTCGAGACCTATCACACCCGCACCCAGACGGGCCGGGCCGCGGGCATCGACTATCTGGCGCCGCACGAGGTGCTCGAGGTGAATCCCCACGACGTGGAGGAGTGGGGACTCCGCGACGGCGGCTTCGCGCGCATGGCCAGTCGACGCGGCGAGGTGGAGGTGCAGGTGAAAGCCACCACGCGATCCCCCCGCGGCACCGTGTTCGCGTCGTTCTCCTACAACGACGTGCCGGTCAACATCCTCACCGGAGCCGGCTACGACCCCGTGACCGACACGGCCGAACTCAAGGTCTGCCCCGTCCGGATCGAGCCGGTGGACCGCCCGGTCACCCTGGGAGACGACCGGGACGCGCCGCTGGGGCCGGGCGCGGGCGATATCTCGACGGGTCCCCCGAGCCCGGGCGACGTGGCGGCGGACTGAGCCCGGGGTGGCCCTCGCCAGTCGCCCGGCACCGGTTCCCAGGGGCGGGAGAGGGGGCCGCGACGCGAGGTGAAGTCGGCGGCGGCCCGGCATCGTAGTGCGTGGCCCGGTCGGGGCGTGATCATGCCAATCGTGCACCCGCGAATGACGATTGCTCCCGCAGTACCCCCTGGAGGGTCACAACATCACGAACGTCTGATCGCGGGATCGGCGATTGGTCGCCAAGCAACCCGATAGGGCCACGTCGGGAGCAAACGCTGAAATCGGGTGCACCTTTGGCACGATGAGGCCCATTTCCGGCCTCGTCTCTCGGCGTCTCGCGATCCCCGGCCGGGCGGTCCTGCGCGTGGAGGAGTGGAAGACCATCGCCTCCACCCCGCGAGCCATGACGCCCACGCCCCCTCCCGTCGAACGCCAGGCCGCCCCGGTCGCTCCCATCTCCCTCGTGGATCGACTCTCCGCCCCCGGCCCCAAGCGGGTACTCTCGCTCGACGGCGGCGGCATTCGCGGGCTGATCACCCTCGGCTACCTGCAGCGGCTCGAGTCGGTGCTGCGAGCGCGCTCGGGCCGACCCGACTACGTGCTCGCCGACTACTTCGACCTGATGGGGGGCACCAGCACCGGCTCGATCATCGCCGCCTGCCTGGCGCTCGGATGGCCGGTCGACAAGGTGATCGGTCTCTACCGCACCCTGGCCGCCGACGTCTTCCGGCCGCGCCGGTCACTTCTCGGACCGCTCGCCCGTCTCGTCGGCTCGAAGTTCGACGAGCGCCCGCTCGAGGAGGCGATCCGGCGCGAGATCGGGGAGATGCGGATCGACGACCCCCGGTTCCGCTGCGGCCTCGTCGTGATCGCGAAGCGCGCCGATACCGCCTCGGTCTGGCAGCTCACCAACGTGCCCGGCCACCGGTTCTTCGAGATGAACCGACACCTGAAGATCTGGGAGGTGCTCCGCGCGTCGAGCGCCGCCCCCACCTACTTCGACCCGCAGCGCATGGCCGATGTCGGGGCGGGGGAGTCGGCGATCTTCGTCGACGGCAGCGTGTCAATGCACTCCAATCCCGCGCTGCAGATGTTCATGGTGGCCTGCCTCGACGGCTTCGGACTCCGCTGGCCGACCGGCGCCGACCGCATTCTGCTCTGTTCGGTGGGCACCGGCGCACACGATGTGGCGCCCTCTCAGGAGTCGATTCGCGGCTATCGGCAGGTGCAGTGGCTGGGCCAGCTCATGGTGCAGCTGCTCCGCGATGCCTCCGACCTCGGCGAGACCATGCTCCAGTGGATGTCGCGGAGCCCCACCGCCCGCGAGATCGACCTCCAGATCGGCACCCTCGAGGGCGACCACCTCACCCCCGAGCCGCTGCTCACCTACCTGCGCTATGACGTGCCGCTCTCGGTGCAGGGACTCCACGCGGTCGGCGTCGACGTGGCGGAGTCGGAGCTGTCGAAGCTGCGTGCCCTCGACGGGGCGGACCAGGTGGAGCGTCTTCGCGAGATCGGCGAGGCCGCCGCCGCGTCGCAGGTGAGAGCCGATCACCTGCCGACCGCCTTCGACGCCCACGAACCCGGTCCTCGCGACTCGAGCGGCTCGGCGCCCGAACCCACCGCCGCGGAGCGCTGAGGTGGCTGGAGTGGTGGGAGTGACCGGGCACCGCCCGGCGGCCCTCGCGGGGGTGGATCTCGATCTGCTCGAGCGGCGCGTCGACACCGTGCTGGACGTGCTCGCCGAACTCGGCCACGACCACCTGCTGTCGGGGCTGGCGGAGGGCACGGATCGACTGGTGGCTCGGCGCGCGCTGGCGTCGGGATGGACGCTCCACGCGGTGCTGCCCTTCGAACGCCTGCGCTACGAGGCCGATTTCGACGGGTCGGGATCCCGAGCCGAGTTCGCGGCGCTCCTCGACCGATCGGCGCGGGTGTCGGTGGCCCGCGCGGGGGCGGAGTCTCGAGCCGGCGCCGGCCCTGCGGCCGACCTCGGCGATGCGGCCCCCTACGCGGCGCAGGGACGCACCCTGGTGGCCGGATCCGACATGCTGGTCGCCGTGTGGGACGGGCTGCCCGCACGGGGCCCGGGCGGCACCGCCGACGTGGTGGGGTGGGCCCGGGCGACCGGCGCTCCGGTGGTCTGGATCCATCTCCGCCCCCCCCATCGGCTGGCCGTTCTGGATGCCGAGCGCGGGGAGGCGACCTCCACCGCGGATCTGCGCCGACGGCTGTCCGCGGCCCTCGAACGGGAAGGGGGCTGAGCGACATGGAGTCGCTGTCGATCTTCGTCTCGTCGCCGGGCGATGTGGCGCAGGAGCGCATGCTCACGGAGGGGGTGATTCGGCGACTCCAGGGCGAGTTTCGTCACCGGGTGCGGCTGGAACCGATCTTCTGGGAGCACGAGCCGCTCGTGGCCACCGACTCCTTTCAGGATCAGATCGCGCGGCCGAGCGAGACGGACATCGTGGTCTGCATTCTATGGTCGCGTCTCGGGACCCGGCTGCCCGCCCGGTTCCGACGGCCCGACGGCACCCGCTACGATTCGGGTACCGAGTACGAGTTCGAGGACGCCGTGGCCGGATGGAAGGCGAACGGCCGGCCCGACCTGCTCGTGTATCGCAAGACCGCCGAGCCCTTCGTCAGCCTGCTCGACCGCGGCGCCCTCATGGAGAAGCTCCAGCAGCGTCAGGCGCTGGATCACTTCGTGGAGCGCTGGTTTCACGATCAGCAGGATGGGTCGCTCCGGGCGGCCTACCACCAGTTCGAGACCCCCGAGGACTTCGAACTCACCGTCGAGCGCCATCTCCGCCGGCTCATCGACCGCCGCGCGCCGCGCGAGGCCGACACCCCGTCGGGGTCGCAGGGGCCCGAGGTGGAGGCGCGCTGGACGGAGGGGTCGCCCTTCCGGGGCCTCGAACCCTTCGACGAGGGGCACGCGGAGGTGTTTTTCGGCCGCACCCGGGCCGTGAGCGAGGTGATCGATCATCTGCGGGCCCAGGAGGCCCGCGGGCGACCCTTCGTGGTCGTCGTGGGAATGAGTGGTGGAGGCAAGTCGTCGCTGGTGCGTGCGGGAGTGGTGCCTCTGCTCACCAGCGCAGGGGTGATCGAAGGCGTGAAGGCATGGCGTCGCGCGATCCTGCGTCCGGCCGACGAAGGGGGCGATCCCATGCTCGCGCTGGCCGTGGCACTGGCGGCGGAGGGGGCCCTGCCCGAGCTCGCGGCCTCCGGCACGACCACGCGGGAGATGGTCGAGCTGGCCCGCACCGCTCCCGGGGCGGTGGCCCCCCTGATCCGCGCCGCGCTCGACCGCGTCGACCCGGGTGCCCGCCTTCTGCTCGTGATCGATCAGCTCGAAGAGCTCTTCTCGATCCGCGGGCTCTCCGAGACCGAACGTCACGCCTTCGCCGATCTGGTCGATCGGCTGGTACGCTCGGGGCGGGTGATGGTGATCGCCACCCTGCGCTCCGATCTCTACCCGCGACTGTCCGAGCTGCCCGAGCTGGTGGCGCTCAAGGAGGGGCAGGGGCAGTACGATCTGCTGCCGCCCTCCGCCAGCGAGATCACCCAGATGATCCGGCAGCCGGTGGCGGCCGCCGGTCTGGCGCTGGAGGTCGATCCCGGCACCGGACGCCGGCTCGAGGATCGCCTGCTCGACGCGGCGATCGGGCGTCCCGGCACGCTGCCGCTGCTCGAGTTCACCCTCGAAGAGCTCTACCGACGGCGCCGTCCCGACGGCACGCTCACGCTGGAGGCCTTCGACGATCTCGGCGGGGTGGAGGGCAGTCTCGCGCGGCGCGCCGAAGAGGTGTTCGAGTCGCTCCCCGGCGAAGTGAAATCGGCCTTCCCGCTCGTCATGCGTCAGCTGGTCACGGTGGTCGAGAATGCGGAGGGCACCACCCTCGCCGCCCGTCCCGCCCCGCTCGAGCGGCTGCGCGACGACGACGATGCCGCCCGTCTGGTCGACGCCCTGATCCGTGCGCGGCTGCTCGTGACCGATCTCGCGCAGGAGGGGGGAGCCGTGGTGCGGGTGGCCCACGAGGCGCTGTTGCGGCACTGGCCCCGGCTCACCGAGTGGCTGGAGGGCGATCAGGAGCTGCTCAAGAGTCGGGCGCGACTCCGCGCCGCCGCCTTCCGATGGGCCGAGGCGGGGCGCGACGACGACCTGCTCCTGCAATCGGGCAAGCCGCTCGAAGACGCCCGCGCGGTGGTCGACGCCGGGAGTCGCCTGACCGAACTGGAATCGGCCTTCGTGGCGGGCTCCGAGCGGCGGGCGCGCCGCTTCGTGCAGCTGCGCAGGGCGGCCTTCGCGGCCGTCTGCCTCTTCGCCCTGGTCGCGGGCGTCTCGGGCTGGATGGCCCGACGCTCCGCCGAGCGGGCCGAGGCGCAGGCCACGGCGGCCACCCGGACCCACCAGTTCATGGTCGGCCTGCTCTCCCTCGCGCAGCCGAGCCTCGCGCAGGGGCAGCAGACCACGGTGCGCGACCTCCTCGACGCGGGACGCGCACGGCTCCTGTCGGGCGAACTCGGCGACGTCCCCGCCACCGGGGCCTGGGCCATGCGCGACCTGGCCGCGTCGTACGTTTCGCTCGGCGACCTCGACGCGGCCCTCGCCCTCGCCCGCGCGGCCGACTCGCTCGCCGCCACCGATCCCGCAGTGTCCGACTCGGTGCGGGCGCAGGGCTGGACGCTGCTGGGCGAGGTCCATCAGCATCTGGGCAACATGGACTCGGCGTCGGTTCACCTCGACCGGGCCATCGCCGTCTGGAGGGAGTCCTCCCCCCAACTCGAGGCGAACGCCCTCACCGGCCTGGCCACGGTGCGGCGCGACGAGGGCGATCTGATCGCCTACGACTCGCTGCTCGACCGAGCGAGCCTCCTCGGCCTCACCTCGATGGACACGACCGGTCTGGACTATGCGGTCACCCTCTCCAACGAGGCGCTGCGGCTGCTGTCGAGGGGCGAGGGATGGGAGGCCGATCAGCTGCTCCAGCGGGCCGACGAGCTGTGGGCGCGCTACCCGGGCCAGCGGCTCGCCGACTACGCCGTGCTGATCACGCACCGCGCGCGGGCGTGGGCGCTGCAGGGCGACCTGGTGCGCGCCGACTCGCTCTTCCGCGACGCCCTGGAGATCGAGCGTCGGATCCTGCCGCCGGGGCATCCGAGTCTGGCGGTGACCCTGAACAACCTGGCGCTGAATGCGCAGGAGCTCGGGGACTCCGCGGCGGCCGAGTCGTGGCTGCGGGAATCGGTCGAGGTGTCGCAGCGGGCGCTGGGGCCCGATCATCCGCGCACCGCCGCCGCCATGATCAACCTCGGCGAGATGCTGAGCCACCGGGTGGCGACCTGGCCGGAGGCCGACTCTCTGCTGGTGGCGGCGCTGGACGGCCTGCGCCGCACGGCACCGCAGAACGAAGACGTGTCGGTGGCGCTGCAGAACCGGGGGGCACTCTTTCGGTTCCGGGGGCAGTTCGACTCCGCCCTCGTGCACTTCGAGCAGGGGTATCGCGCCGACTCCCTGATGCAGCGTCACGACGACGCCATGTTCGCGGCGGGCCGCTGGGCCGAAGTGGCCCGCGTCGCCGGCGACACGGTCCAGATGGAGCGGGCCGTGACCCGCTCGTTCGCGTCGGCGCGGCTGCTGCCGGGAGAACGGGCCCGGGCGAGGGCCCTCGACGAGCTGCAGGACGTGCTCTTCAACGCCGAGATCTTCGAGGCGTCGGAGGAAGCCGCGCGTGAAGCGATGGAGCTTCGGCGCCTCCACGGTACCGCGCCCGAGCTCGCGAACTCTCTGGCCGACGTGGCCTGGTGGGAGGCGGTGCTCGGGCAGCGGGACTCGTCGGAGGTCCGGCGCGCCGAGGCGCTCGCGCTGGCGGTCGAGGCGCAGTCGCTGCTCGACGAGGTGCCGGTCGACGATCCGGAGTGGCTGTCTGCCCACCAGGCGCTCTCGTTCGCATGGGCCGCGCTCGACGAGCACCGCCGTGTCGCCCGGAGCGAGTCCGACGCCTACGAGCGACTCCGTGCCGGCGGTCACTTCGCCGACGCGGTGAATGCGTTGCTGCGGCGCGGGCTCAATCTCGAGGAGGGCGGCTACCCGGAGGAGGCTCTGGTGGCCTATCGGGAGGCGGAGGCCGCCGCCGTGGAGCTGCTGGGGCCGCGGCATCCGCTGCGGGCGACGGCGGCCGAGCGGGTGGAGGGGCTGGGGGGCGGCTGAGCGGGTGACGGCGCTGGCCCTCAGCCGATGCGGGGTGACCGCCCGGGCCGCGCCGCTCAGCGTCTCCGCCCCACTCCGCTCAGCCACCGTCACCGCAGCGACATCGTCACCGCAGCGACCCCCGCGGCACGGTTCTCGCATCTCCATCGAAGACAGAAGAATCCGTTCCCCCGAATGGGAGGTCTACGATGGTTGGCAAGATTCTGACTGCGGTCGGATACGTGAAAGCCCCCAAGGCGACCACGATGCTCAAGCACCCGGTGAAGGGCGCCTCGGCGCTCATCGCATACAAGGCGGCCAGGAAGGCTACACCCGCCCGCGCCCGCCGGGCCGTGGGCGCCGCAGTCGCGCTCCTCGCCGTGCCGTTCGCCGTGAAGGCCATCCGCGGCGGCGGAGCCAAGGCGTAGTCGACCGGCACACCCGCCCACACCCGTCTCGGCGGGCGCCGGCGCACGGGTCGATGAACGACGGCCCCGGCCGCCTCGAGAGGGCGACCGGGGCCGTTGCGTCGCCCGGGTCGGATCGCGGCTGCCTCGACGTTCGGCAGCGCTCGTGCCCTACCGCAGCACCGAGCCCGCGAGCCCCCGGAAGGCCGAAGCCCCGTCGATCGTGACCATGAAGGTGAGTCCGCTGAAGCGCAGGTCGCGCTCCGTGCAGAAGGTGGCCGGGGCGCAGGACGCGCCGGTCCGGCCGATGTCGCGCCGCGACAGCTGCAGCCCCATGTGCACGTCCACCGCCGAGCCCTCCTGGCCGGGTCCGAACACGAGCCCCTGCAGCACGGAGAGGCCGAAATAGAAGTGGCGGTCGATCTCGCGCGCGCTCGCTCCCACTCCCACGCGCACCTGCCGCCACGAGGGCCAGAGAGCGAAGTCCACTCCGATCACGGGGCGGAAGACGCTCCCGCCGGCGCGCTCCTTCAGGTAGGGCGCGGCCTCCCCCGTGGTGACGAGCTCCGTCCACGCATCTTCGGAGGGCGTCCACGCCCCGCCGAAGAAGATCCGGGCTCCCTGGCGGGCCACGGCTCGCACCACCACCTCCGCCTCGCCCTCGACGGCGGCCGAGAGGTGCTGCACCCCCACCGTTTCGCCCAGACGCCACCAGCTCTCGGCCTCGCACCGGCCCCCGACCCAGGCCGCCTGCGCCGAGGCGGGCGATACCTGTCCATCGCCCGCAGCCCGGAAGGTCACCCGGTGGCGCATGCAGTCGGCCTCCGACACCGCCGGCACCGCGATCACCACCGGTCGCCGGAGCTGGCGCCCGAGGTACCACACCTGATCGGCCCCGTCCACCACGGTCGGCCCCGGCTCGGCCGAGGGACTGACGTCCGTGATCGCGGCGGGGGAGGGGGGCGCTCCCACGGACTGGGCCCCGAGGTCGACGACCCCGGGGCCCAGCAGCAGAACCAGGAGGGGCGCCAGCCACCCCGTGCGGCGTTTCATCGCGCCGGAATCAGCGTCGCCCCGACGGCCAGCCCGTAGTCGATCGGGAAGGCGTCGTCGCTCGACAGCGCACCGAAGGCGAGACCGGCGTCGATGAATACCCGCTCGCCGGCCCGGAAGCGCAGCCCCGGCGCGAGCAGTACCTGCCAGGCTCCCTCCACCGACGACCCCAGCAGCTCGCCGCTGAGCCAGGTCTTCGGATTGAGCTGCCGCACCACGGCTCCGTTGAAGCCGATGGCGGTGCTGCTCTCGAT contains the following coding sequences:
- a CDS encoding patatin-like phospholipase family protein, encoding MRPISGLVSRRLAIPGRAVLRVEEWKTIASTPRAMTPTPPPVERQAAPVAPISLVDRLSAPGPKRVLSLDGGGIRGLITLGYLQRLESVLRARSGRPDYVLADYFDLMGGTSTGSIIAACLALGWPVDKVIGLYRTLAADVFRPRRSLLGPLARLVGSKFDERPLEEAIRREIGEMRIDDPRFRCGLVVIAKRADTASVWQLTNVPGHRFFEMNRHLKIWEVLRASSAAPTYFDPQRMADVGAGESAIFVDGSVSMHSNPALQMFMVACLDGFGLRWPTGADRILLCSVGTGAHDVAPSQESIRGYRQVQWLGQLMVQLLRDASDLGETMLQWMSRSPTAREIDLQIGTLEGDHLTPEPLLTYLRYDVPLSVQGLHAVGVDVAESELSKLRALDGADQVERLREIGEAAAASQVRADHLPTAFDAHEPGPRDSSGSAPEPTAAER
- a CDS encoding molybdopterin dinucleotide binding domain-containing protein, producing the protein MIRYRDPAEVIDDDYPVWLTTGRRLETYHTRTQTGRAAGIDYLAPHEVLEVNPHDVEEWGLRDGGFARMASRRGEVEVQVKATTRSPRGTVFASFSYNDVPVNILTGAGYDPVTDTAELKVCPVRIEPVDRPVTLGDDRDAPLGPGAGDISTGPPSPGDVAAD
- a CDS encoding tetratricopeptide repeat protein — encoded protein: MESLSIFVSSPGDVAQERMLTEGVIRRLQGEFRHRVRLEPIFWEHEPLVATDSFQDQIARPSETDIVVCILWSRLGTRLPARFRRPDGTRYDSGTEYEFEDAVAGWKANGRPDLLVYRKTAEPFVSLLDRGALMEKLQQRQALDHFVERWFHDQQDGSLRAAYHQFETPEDFELTVERHLRRLIDRRAPREADTPSGSQGPEVEARWTEGSPFRGLEPFDEGHAEVFFGRTRAVSEVIDHLRAQEARGRPFVVVVGMSGGGKSSLVRAGVVPLLTSAGVIEGVKAWRRAILRPADEGGDPMLALAVALAAEGALPELAASGTTTREMVELARTAPGAVAPLIRAALDRVDPGARLLLVIDQLEELFSIRGLSETERHAFADLVDRLVRSGRVMVIATLRSDLYPRLSELPELVALKEGQGQYDLLPPSASEITQMIRQPVAAAGLALEVDPGTGRRLEDRLLDAAIGRPGTLPLLEFTLEELYRRRRPDGTLTLEAFDDLGGVEGSLARRAEEVFESLPGEVKSAFPLVMRQLVTVVENAEGTTLAARPAPLERLRDDDDAARLVDALIRARLLVTDLAQEGGAVVRVAHEALLRHWPRLTEWLEGDQELLKSRARLRAAAFRWAEAGRDDDLLLQSGKPLEDARAVVDAGSRLTELESAFVAGSERRARRFVQLRRAAFAAVCLFALVAGVSGWMARRSAERAEAQATAATRTHQFMVGLLSLAQPSLAQGQQTTVRDLLDAGRARLLSGELGDVPATGAWAMRDLAASYVSLGDLDAALALARAADSLAATDPAVSDSVRAQGWTLLGEVHQHLGNMDSASVHLDRAIAVWRESSPQLEANALTGLATVRRDEGDLIAYDSLLDRASLLGLTSMDTTGLDYAVTLSNEALRLLSRGEGWEADQLLQRADELWARYPGQRLADYAVLITHRARAWALQGDLVRADSLFRDALEIERRILPPGHPSLAVTLNNLALNAQELGDSAAAESWLRESVEVSQRALGPDHPRTAAAMINLGEMLSHRVATWPEADSLLVAALDGLRRTAPQNEDVSVALQNRGALFRFRGQFDSALVHFEQGYRADSLMQRHDDAMFAAGRWAEVARVAGDTVQMERAVTRSFASARLLPGERARARALDELQDVLFNAEIFEASEEAAREAMELRRLHGTAPELANSLADVAWWEAVLGQRDSSEVRRAEALALAVEAQSLLDEVPVDDPEWLSAHQALSFAWAALDEHRRVARSESDAYERLRAGGHFADAVNALLRRGLNLEEGGYPEEALVAYREAEAAAVELLGPRHPLRATAAERVEGLGGG